A window of Photobacterium toruni genomic DNA:
TGGCGGCCCGATTTTATCAACCAGTTTAAATGCTATTGCTTTAGTGCCAATGTTTCCTCACACCCTATCATGCCGCCCATTAGTCGTAGATGGTGATCGCTGTATCAAACTACTGGTATCACCGAATAATGGCAGCACACTAGAAGTCAGTTGTGATGGTCAGGTGTCATTACCCGTTAGTCCTGGCGATGAAATTCATATTTATCAAAGTGAAGATCGTCTGCAATTAATCCATCCTAAGAATTACAGTTACTACAATGTTCTACGTGGTAAATTAGGTTGGTCAAGTCGGTTATTTTAAGATTTACTCGTTTTCTCACTTCAAAACCAGCACATTCTAGTGGCTGGTTTTTTATAACAGCGTAAAAAGTTAACCTAAGTCACATTTTATCTGAATAATTATCCCCCCAATACTTTACTGGTTATAGATACAGTATATACTGGATGGAAAAACAGGTGTTGATTTAAACAGGTGAACACAATGCTCGCGCATATGACGATCTCTAATTTTGCTATTGTCAAAACTCTTCAATTTGAACTAAAACCAGGCATGACCACCATTACCGGTGAAACTGGCGCAGGTAAATCTATTGCAATAGATGCATTAGGCTTATGCCTTGGTGATCGCGCTGAAGCTTCAATGGTACGACCAAATGAAGATAAAGCTGAAATTTCAGCTGCATTTTTATTAGCCAATAACCAAGCAGCTCGACGCTGGCTCGAAGATAACGAACTCAGTGATGGTGAAGAGTGTATTTTGCGCCGAGTGATCACCAAAGAGGGTCGTTCTCGTGGTTTCATCAATGGCAGCCCTGTTCCAGCATCACAACAAAAAGCATTAGGGCAACTATTGATCAATATTCACGGTCAGCATGCTCATCAACAATTAATGCGTCCTGAATACCAACAACAAATGCTTGATCAATATGCCGGTCATCATCTACTCATTAATCGTACTCGCAGCGCCTATCAACGTTGGCGTCAAGCACATAACGAGCTTAAACGCTTAACCCAAAGCCGTGATGAAAACGAAGCGCAAAAACAGTTACTCCAATACCAAGTTAAAGAACTTGATGAATTAGCCCTTGGTGAAGAAGAATTCTCTGAAATAGAAGAAGAGCATAAGCGCCTGTCTAATTCTGGAGAACTGGCCATTTCAAGCCAAACTGCATTATCAATGCTGTATGACAATGATGATGGTAACGCCCTGCAACTACTGCAACTCGCTTGCCAACAAGTAAACAATCTAGGCGAATATGACAGCAATTTAAATGCGATTCCGCAAATGTTGGAAGAAGCCATTATTCAAGTTCAAGAAGCAAGCCAAGAGCTACGCAGCTACCTTGATAACTTAGACATGGATCCGCACCGCTTAATTTACCTTGAAGAGCGTTTAGCTAAAATCATGGCGATGGCACGTAAACACTATGTAATGCCAGCTGAGCTTTATCAAAAACACCATGATTTACTTAAAGAATTAGAGAACCTTGATTGTAGCGATGAACGCTTAGAAGACATGGCTGCTAATGTTGAAAGCCTACGTCAACAATGTATTGAAGCGGCTGAAAAATTAAGCAAAAGCCGCCAACGATATGCCAAAGAGCTTGACCAAAAAATCACTGAAAGTATGCATATGTTAAGTATGGAGCACGGTGAATTTGAAATAGCACTAACGAGCGATCCTGATCGTATGTTAAGCCCACTTGGTTACGACAGCATTAATTTCTTAGTTTCAACTAACCCCGGCCAACCGTTACAGCCATTAGGTAAAGTCGCATCAGGTGGTGAACTTTCACGTATTTCACTCGCCATTCAAGTGATCACCGCGCAAAAAGTTGAAACACCAAGTTTAATTTTCGATGAAGTCGATGTTGGTATCAGTGGCCCAACAGCTGCTATCGTCGGCAAAATGCTACGTAAACTGGGTAAATCAACCCAAGTTATGTGTGTGACTCACTTACCGCAAGTCGCAGGTTGCGGCCATCAGCAAATGTTTGTCGCCAAGAAAACCACCGATGGTCAAACTGAAACACAGATGCGTCCATTAAGCACTGATGATCGTATTGCTGAGCTAGCACGTCTATTAGGTGGCAGTGAAATTACTGAGCGCACTCTCGCAA
This region includes:
- the recN gene encoding DNA repair protein RecN, which gives rise to MLAHMTISNFAIVKTLQFELKPGMTTITGETGAGKSIAIDALGLCLGDRAEASMVRPNEDKAEISAAFLLANNQAARRWLEDNELSDGEECILRRVITKEGRSRGFINGSPVPASQQKALGQLLINIHGQHAHQQLMRPEYQQQMLDQYAGHHLLINRTRSAYQRWRQAHNELKRLTQSRDENEAQKQLLQYQVKELDELALGEEEFSEIEEEHKRLSNSGELAISSQTALSMLYDNDDGNALQLLQLACQQVNNLGEYDSNLNAIPQMLEEAIIQVQEASQELRSYLDNLDMDPHRLIYLEERLAKIMAMARKHYVMPAELYQKHHDLLKELENLDCSDERLEDMAANVESLRQQCIEAAEKLSKSRQRYAKELDQKITESMHMLSMEHGEFEIALTSDPDRMLSPLGYDSINFLVSTNPGQPLQPLGKVASGGELSRISLAIQVITAQKVETPSLIFDEVDVGISGPTAAIVGKMLRKLGKSTQVMCVTHLPQVAGCGHQQMFVAKKTTDGQTETQMRPLSTDDRIAELARLLGGSEITERTLANAKELLVAA